In Deltaproteobacteria bacterium, the genomic stretch CTTCCGCAGTCGCGAGTTCCCTCGTTTCTTGCGGACCGATGATTTCCGCCGCGCCGCGGAGTCCAAGAGTGAGAAAGGAGCTCCAGATGACCGATCGCAAGCTGCTTCCCGGAAAGTTCGTGTGGTTCGAGCTCGTCTCCAGGGACGCCAAGAAGGCGCAGGCGTTCTACGGCGAGGTGCTCGGTTGGAAGGTCAAGCCGTTCCCGATGGGCGACTTCACCTACGAGATGATCTTCGCCGGCGAGACGATGATCGGCGGCTACGCGGCGCCCAGGAACGACCGCCAGCCGTCGCACTGGATCTCGTACGTCTCGGTCGAGGACGTCGACGCCACGGCGAAGGCCGCCGCCGCGAACGGCGGCAAAGTGATCGAGGCGCCGTACGACATCCCGGGCGTGGGCCGGACGGCGCGGATCGCCGACCCGCAGGGTGCCGAGCTGTCCCCGTTCAAGAATGCCATGGGCGATCCGGCCGACGCGCTGCCGCCCACCGGCGGCTGGGCGTGGAACGAGCTGCACACCAACGATGTGACGAAAGCGCTCCAGTTCTACGAGAAGGTCCTCGGGTTCTCCTCGCGCGCGATGGACATGGGGCCGGGCGGCACCTACCACATCCTCTCCAGGGGCGGGGTCGAGCGCGGCGGTGTCACGAGCTACCTGCCGAGCGGTGTGCCACCACACTGGCTGCCGTACGTCGCGGTCGAGGACGCCGACGCGACGATCGCGCGGGCACGAAGGCTCGGTGCGACGATCCCGTTCGGGCCCGAGGACATCGTGGGCGTCGGTCGGATCGGCGCGCTGCAGGACCCGACCGGCGCGGCGCTCG encodes the following:
- a CDS encoding VOC family protein codes for the protein MISAAPRSPRVRKELQMTDRKLLPGKFVWFELVSRDAKKAQAFYGEVLGWKVKPFPMGDFTYEMIFAGETMIGGYAAPRNDRQPSHWISYVSVEDVDATAKAAAANGGKVIEAPYDIPGVGRTARIADPQGAELSPFKNAMGDPADALPPTGGWAWNELHTNDVTKALQFYEKVLGFSSRAMDMGPGGTYHILSRGGVERGGVTSYLPSGVPPHWLPYVAVEDADATIARARRLGATIPFGPEDIVGVGRIGALQDPTGAALAIIKPLPLEKQR